A portion of the Actomonas aquatica genome contains these proteins:
- the coxB gene encoding cytochrome c oxidase subunit II, producing MRSLAFSGKLTRSRTLALLLTALLPVMLGGWLDGPQSTLDTKGPVAEAQTGLFYVTLWVTGIIFVIVAAVLAYATIKFKARDSGDEHAEPPPQGHGNPLVEMSLIAASILALVVIAVPTLKGIWYTYDVPEEERENAFHVNATGYQWWFKFEYPNEMATDAFGGETPLVSANELVIPAGRPVRIELRTVDVIHSFWVPKLAGKVDMMPNRGNHLWLQADEPGYFWGQCAEYCGDSHAVMRFRVIALAEDEFNAWLANQKQTARVVEAPEGAELPASFTSYGEFEENQAGWTEEFDADPLGAWRAQQVIDPAAENTALIAAGRHAFTENKCAGCHTVRGHEGAGVVAPDLTRIGARTTIAAGLLENSEMNLYRWITEPHRVKPGNFMYHTRVVPPPGMVIMPGYTTPDPATGEPAEVNIEITDEEAHALVAYLHSLK from the coding sequence ATGAGATCTCTTGCTTTCTCCGGCAAACTTACCCGTAGCCGCACTCTCGCCCTCCTGCTCACCGCGCTTTTACCCGTCATGCTCGGTGGGTGGCTGGATGGTCCGCAGTCGACCTTGGACACGAAAGGTCCGGTGGCCGAAGCCCAGACGGGCCTCTTCTACGTCACCCTCTGGGTCACCGGCATCATCTTTGTGATCGTCGCGGCCGTGCTGGCCTACGCCACGATCAAGTTCAAGGCCCGCGACTCGGGCGACGAACACGCCGAGCCGCCGCCCCAGGGTCACGGCAACCCGCTGGTGGAAATGAGCCTCATCGCCGCCTCGATCCTCGCCCTCGTGGTCATCGCCGTGCCGACGCTCAAAGGCATCTGGTATACCTACGACGTGCCGGAGGAGGAGCGGGAGAACGCCTTCCACGTGAACGCGACCGGCTACCAATGGTGGTTCAAGTTCGAATACCCGAACGAGATGGCCACCGATGCCTTCGGCGGCGAGACCCCGCTGGTGAGCGCCAACGAGCTCGTGATTCCCGCCGGTCGTCCGGTGCGCATCGAACTCCGCACCGTCGATGTGATTCACTCCTTCTGGGTGCCGAAGCTCGCCGGCAAGGTCGATATGATGCCCAACCGCGGCAACCACCTCTGGCTGCAAGCCGACGAACCCGGTTACTTCTGGGGTCAATGCGCCGAATACTGCGGCGACTCCCACGCCGTGATGCGGTTCCGTGTGATCGCGCTGGCCGAGGATGAATTTAACGCCTGGCTCGCCAACCAGAAGCAAACCGCTCGCGTGGTCGAAGCCCCGGAAGGCGCTGAACTGCCGGCCTCCTTCACCTCCTATGGCGAATTTGAGGAGAACCAAGCCGGCTGGACCGAGGAATTCGACGCCGATCCCCTCGGCGCCTGGCGCGCTCAGCAGGTCATCGATCCCGCCGCGGAAAACACCGCTCTCATCGCCGCCGGTCGCCACGCTTTCACGGAAAACAAGTGCGCCGGTTGTCACACGGTGCGCGGTCACGAAGGCGCCGGCGTCGTCGCCCCCGATCTTACCCGCATCGGCGCCCGCACCACCATCGCCGCCGGCCTGCTCGAGAACAGCGAAATGAACCTCTACCGTTGGATCACCGAGCCCCATCGCGTTAAGCCCGGTAATTTCATGTATCACACCCGCGTGGTTCCCCCGCCCGGCATGGTCATCATGCCCGGTTACACCACGCCGGACCCCGCGACCGGTGAGCCGGCCGAGGTGAACATCGAGATCACCGATGAAGAGGCCCACGCCCTCGTCGCCTACTTGCACAGTTTGAAATAA
- a CDS encoding cytochrome c oxidase subunit 3: protein MSSHAATAGHIDHHHDATTSTGIPNKKLFMWAFLASDCMFFGSLIATHLIYRLHPPAGSPDPRDLFSIELTSGSTFILLMSSLLMALAVNAIQKGNVATTRKMLLGTIIFGLIFLGGQVYEFNHFVKVGGLTLSNSVFGSTFYTLTGTHGTHVAIGVLWLVLMYIRTFKPTDDSNGQGWIAKGALHFLAFAGAVVVGMYTLLALVHAYEEGHGLAYYFSHHFISFGGTIALIGALIWFARSPGPVDFGEANAIDVESMGLYWHFVDIVWIVIFPVVYLLEYIVLP from the coding sequence ATGAGTTCTCACGCCGCCACCGCCGGCCACATCGACCACCATCACGACGCGACCACGTCGACGGGCATTCCCAACAAGAAGCTCTTCATGTGGGCCTTCCTTGCGTCGGACTGCATGTTCTTCGGTTCGCTCATCGCGACCCACCTCATCTACCGCCTGCACCCGCCCGCCGGGTCGCCCGATCCGCGCGATCTGTTCTCCATCGAGCTCACCTCGGGTTCCACCTTCATCCTGCTGATGTCCTCGCTGCTCATGGCGCTCGCTGTGAACGCTATCCAGAAGGGCAACGTGGCCACCACCCGCAAGATGCTGCTCGGCACGATCATCTTCGGTCTCATCTTCCTCGGCGGCCAGGTCTACGAGTTTAACCACTTCGTAAAGGTCGGCGGCCTCACCCTCTCCAACAGCGTCTTCGGTTCCACCTTCTACACCCTCACGGGCACCCACGGCACCCACGTGGCGATCGGCGTGCTGTGGTTGGTGCTCATGTATATTCGCACCTTCAAGCCGACCGATGACTCCAATGGCCAGGGCTGGATCGCCAAGGGTGCCCTGCACTTCCTCGCCTTCGCCGGCGCCGTGGTCGTGGGCATGTATACCCTGCTCGCCCTCGTCCACGCCTACGAAGAAGGTCACGGACTCGCCTACTACTTCAGCCACCACTTCATCTCCTTCGGCGGCACCATCGCGCTCATCGGCGCGCTCATCTGGTTCGCCCGCTCGCCGGGTCCGGTGGATTTTGGTGAAGCCAACGCCATCGACGTCGAATCGATGGGCCTCTACTGGCACTTCGTCGACATCGTCTGGATCGTGATTTTCCCGGTCGTTTACCTCCTCGAATACATCGTCCTCCCATGA
- the ctaD gene encoding cytochrome c oxidase subunit I: protein MDQSLTKSDFIGHDDHAPAAKRSWMFARPDHKTGIVSWLTTVDHKRIGFLYGITALFFFLVGGAEALMIRTQLAVPNNTFISAQTYNEMFTMHATTMIFLAVMPLSAAFFNYIMPLQIGARDVAFPRLNGFAFWVFLAGAIILNVGFFHKAGLPDVGWFGYAPMTAKAFSSEFVGDNSTDLWVMGLQVLGVSSVVGSLNFLVTIINMRAPGLTMMRLPVFTWMTLFTAFLIVLSFPAITIALVEVMMDRNFGTNFFEVSGGGLPILWQHLFWVFGHPEVYILILPAMGIISEILPCFSRKPLFGYPIVVFSGAVIGFLGFGVWSHHMFTTGMGTVATAAFSMATMTIAVPTGVKIFNWIGTLWKGHLMMRTPMMFALGFVWMFMTGGMSGIMHSAAPADAQQQDSYFIVAHFHYVLIGGSIFALLAGIHYWFPLMFGRKVSEKAGKWSFWIIFVGFNLTFFPMHFLGLNGMPRRTFTYDGNMGWTSANQLATLGSYILGIGIAYYFIVMIYTYFKGEKVGRDPWDGRTLEWSIPNPPPAHNFDVTPTVHARDAFWYEKTHQAEIAAEKAKKAAEDEAHGGIHMPSNSWFPFITAAGMLIGSLCFAFHYIPGAIVGLGITFFGAWMWSVEGPGGYHLHPTKSDGDASSASH from the coding sequence ATGGACCAATCCCTGACCAAATCCGACTTCATCGGCCACGACGACCATGCCCCCGCGGCCAAGCGCTCGTGGATGTTTGCTCGCCCTGACCATAAGACCGGCATCGTGAGTTGGCTCACGACCGTCGACCACAAGCGCATCGGTTTCCTCTACGGAATCACCGCCCTCTTCTTCTTCCTCGTGGGTGGTGCCGAGGCCCTGATGATCCGCACCCAGTTGGCCGTGCCGAACAACACCTTCATCTCGGCACAGACCTACAACGAGATGTTCACCATGCACGCGACGACGATGATCTTCCTCGCCGTCATGCCACTCTCGGCCGCGTTCTTTAATTACATCATGCCGCTGCAGATCGGGGCGCGCGACGTGGCTTTTCCCCGCCTCAACGGCTTCGCCTTCTGGGTCTTCCTTGCCGGCGCGATCATCCTCAACGTCGGTTTCTTCCACAAGGCCGGTCTGCCGGATGTCGGTTGGTTCGGTTATGCGCCGATGACCGCCAAGGCCTTCTCCAGTGAGTTTGTCGGCGACAATTCCACTGACCTCTGGGTCATGGGTCTGCAGGTGCTCGGCGTCTCTTCCGTGGTCGGTTCACTGAACTTCCTGGTGACGATCATCAACATGCGCGCCCCGGGCCTCACCATGATGCGCCTGCCGGTGTTCACTTGGATGACGCTCTTCACCGCCTTCCTCATCGTCCTCTCCTTCCCCGCCATCACCATCGCGTTGGTAGAGGTCATGATGGACCGCAACTTCGGCACCAACTTCTTCGAAGTCTCCGGCGGCGGCCTGCCGATTCTGTGGCAGCACTTGTTCTGGGTCTTCGGTCACCCCGAGGTGTATATCCTCATCCTGCCGGCCATGGGCATCATCTCCGAGATCCTGCCCTGCTTCTCCCGCAAGCCGCTCTTCGGTTACCCCATCGTGGTGTTCTCCGGCGCGGTGATCGGCTTCCTCGGTTTCGGCGTTTGGTCTCACCACATGTTCACCACCGGCATGGGCACGGTCGCGACCGCGGCCTTCTCCATGGCCACCATGACCATCGCGGTGCCCACAGGCGTAAAGATCTTCAACTGGATCGGCACCCTCTGGAAGGGCCACCTCATGATGCGCACGCCCATGATGTTCGCCCTCGGCTTCGTCTGGATGTTCATGACCGGCGGCATGTCGGGCATCATGCACTCGGCCGCCCCGGCCGACGCGCAGCAGCAGGACTCCTACTTCATCGTCGCCCACTTCCACTACGTGCTGATCGGCGGCTCCATCTTCGCCCTGCTCGCCGGCATCCACTACTGGTTCCCGCTCATGTTTGGCCGCAAGGTTTCGGAGAAGGCCGGCAAGTGGTCCTTCTGGATCATCTTCGTGGGCTTCAACCTGACCTTCTTCCCGATGCACTTCCTCGGGCTCAACGGCATGCCGCGACGCACCTTCACCTACGACGGCAACATGGGTTGGACCTCCGCCAACCAGCTCGCGACGCTCGGTTCCTACATCCTCGGTATCGGCATCGCCTACTACTTCATCGTGATGATCTACACCTACTTCAAGGGAGAGAAGGTCGGTCGCGATCCGTGGGATGGCCGCACCCTCGAGTGGTCGATCCCCAACCCGCCGCCGGCCCACAACTTCGACGTCACGCCCACCGTGCACGCCCGCGACGCCTTCTGGTATGAGAAGACGCACCAAGCCGAAATCGCGGCTGAGAAGGCCAAGAAGGCCGCTGAAGACGAGGCCCATGGCGGCATCCACATGCCGAGCAACTCCTGGTTCCCCTTCATCACCGCGGCCGGCATGCTGATCGGTTCACTCTGCTTCGCCTTCCACTACATCCCCGGCGCGATCGTGGGCCTGGGTATCACGTTCTTCGGCGCGTGGATGTGGTCCGTCGAAGGCCCCGGTGGTTACCACCTTCACCCCACCAAGTCCGATGGCGACGCCTCTTCCGCTTCGCACTGA
- a CDS encoding cytochrome C oxidase subunit IV family protein translates to MSATADASTLSASDSHAHDGKFHVFVQLAMILAIITGMELLVIYIPMPEWLVISILMGLSVVKFLAVIFIFMHLKWDKAFCTILFFIGLALGGGTLWALLLLHGAKDSQPVGPAYEMVE, encoded by the coding sequence ATGAGCGCTACTGCCGACGCCTCCACGCTTTCCGCCTCTGACAGCCACGCCCACGACGGCAAGTTCCACGTTTTCGTCCAGCTGGCGATGATCCTCGCGATCATCACCGGTATGGAGCTGCTGGTGATTTACATTCCCATGCCGGAGTGGCTGGTCATCAGCATCCTCATGGGTCTGTCCGTGGTGAAGTTCCTCGCCGTTATTTTCATCTTCATGCACCTGAAGTGGGACAAGGCCTTCTGCACCATCCTGTTCTTCATTGGTTTGGCGCTGGGTGGCGGAACCCTTTGGGCGCTCCTGCTCCTGCACGGTGCCAAGGACTCCCAGCCGGTCGGCCCCGCCTACGAGATGGTTGAATAA
- a CDS encoding plastocyanin/azurin family copper-binding protein, which produces MLPLLALGLTISLSGCGKKEAPAADHAAHAAAPAEAAPAAAATAANEAVVIEANDQMKFNVTKVEAKAGSSITLTLKNVGKLPKTAMGHNLVVLKQSANATQFATAAMGAAASEYIPANMADQVIAHTKLLGPGESDSITFTVPSEPGEYVFLCSFPAHFMAGMKGLLVVTE; this is translated from the coding sequence ATGCTCCCCCTCCTGGCCCTTGGTTTGACGATTAGCCTCAGCGGCTGCGGCAAAAAAGAGGCTCCGGCCGCCGATCATGCCGCCCATGCGGCCGCTCCTGCCGAAGCCGCGCCAGCCGCGGCGGCAACCGCTGCCAACGAGGCCGTGGTGATCGAAGCCAACGATCAGATGAAGTTCAACGTGACCAAGGTCGAAGCCAAAGCCGGCTCCTCCATCACGCTGACACTCAAGAACGTAGGCAAGTTGCCCAAGACCGCCATGGGGCACAATCTGGTGGTGTTGAAGCAATCCGCCAACGCGACCCAATTCGCCACCGCCGCCATGGGCGCGGCCGCGTCGGAGTATATCCCGGCTAATATGGCCGATCAGGTGATTGCCCACACCAAGCTGTTGGGACCGGGTGAAAGCGACTCGATCACCTTCACCGTGCCCAGCGAGCCTGGTGAGTATGTCTTCCTCTGCAGTTTCCCAGCTCACTTCATGGCCGGCATGAAGGGACTGCTGGTGGTAACGGAATAA
- a CDS encoding cytochrome c oxidase assembly protein — protein MIDWRHWHNEPYLIGGLLLLAWGYAMLTGPLRACIAPPSARLPRWRAICYYGSLVLFYLAVGSPFDQLGERFLFSAHMVQHVVLIYPCAVLWLIGLPDWVVDGVADRAVLRPLGRFLVHPVVAGILYVITQSLWHVPALYDLALQDRFVHVMEHLTFFATAVLYWWPVLANGRVWPAMRLGGRMIYLFAVGVGLTPLFAFITFSNDILYPTYEFAPRLIDGFTPMDDQLLAGAIMKLSNVFVTFLALTWVFVLWYRQSEGSARAASVA, from the coding sequence ATGATCGACTGGCGTCACTGGCACAACGAACCCTACCTCATCGGCGGCCTGCTGCTGCTGGCCTGGGGTTACGCCATGCTCACCGGTCCGCTGCGCGCGTGCATCGCCCCGCCCAGCGCTCGGCTCCCCCGCTGGCGCGCGATCTGTTATTACGGGTCGCTGGTCCTATTCTACCTCGCGGTCGGTTCGCCCTTCGACCAGCTCGGCGAACGCTTCCTCTTTTCCGCTCACATGGTGCAGCACGTGGTGCTCATCTATCCGTGCGCCGTGCTATGGCTCATCGGCCTGCCGGACTGGGTGGTCGACGGCGTGGCCGATCGCGCCGTGTTGCGACCCCTCGGACGCTTTCTGGTGCATCCGGTCGTCGCCGGCATCCTCTACGTGATCACCCAAAGCCTCTGGCATGTGCCTGCGCTCTACGACCTGGCCCTGCAGGACCGTTTTGTGCACGTGATGGAACACCTCACCTTTTTTGCCACCGCCGTGCTGTATTGGTGGCCGGTATTGGCCAACGGCCGAGTTTGGCCCGCAATGCGCTTAGGCGGCCGGATGATTTACCTGTTCGCGGTGGGGGTCGGCCTCACGCCGCTTTTTGCGTTCATCACCTTCTCGAACGACATCCTTTATCCGACCTACGAATTTGCCCCGCGCCTCATCGATGGCTTCACCCCGATGGACGACCAGTTGCTGGCCGGCGCGATCATGAAACTGAGCAATGTCTTCGTGACCTTTCTCGCCCTTACCTGGGTATTCGTCCTCTGGTATCGCCAGAGTGAAGGTTCCGCTCGCGCGGCCTCCGTAGCCTGA